The Kordia sp. SMS9 DNA window GGATATTATGATTGATGATTATAATATTGAAGTGCCGCCGTTGTTGTCGCCCAATATTTCAAAGAAGATCGAAGTTACGTTTAACTTTAATTATGCGTCGTATGAAAAGTAAATTGATACTCCTTGTACTGTTGTGGAGCGTGACTCCAAGTGTATTTGCTCAAGATTTGTTAGACAAATTGAATGATGAAGCGACAACCGTAGATAATTACACGATGTCCACGTTTAAAGCTACGCGCATTTCTATTGGACATTCGGTGGAAACACGCAAAAAGAACACACTTGAAATCTCGTTTATGTCGCGCTATTGGAACATTCCGAATTCGAGTGGAAATGCCTTTGTGACAGATAAAATGTCGGCGCGTTTCGGATTGGATTATGGAATTTCGGATCGTTTAACCTTTGGTATTGGAACTTCTGCGCCCAATGGAGTTGTGGACACTTATTTTAAATACAGACTCTTACGTCAGACTGATGATGGAAAAACCCCGTTTAGTATTTCATTGCTACAAACCGCTACCTATAGAACACGACCTTTGAATGGTATCATTGTTCGTGGCAGTTCGGGAGATAAATTTGCGTTTACTTCACAAGCGTTGATTGCCCGAAAATTTACTAGAGATTTTTCATTACAGATTTCACCAACCTATATTCATAGAGCATCTTCACGTTCTCCTTTGGACGATCACAACCATTTTGCGTTGGGTTTTGGCGCACGGTATAAGCTTGGCAATCATGTGTCTTTGGTTTCGGAATATTATTATGTTGCCAACGAATTGGAATCGCGCACAACTTATGGAGCCTTTGCTTTAGGTGCCAATTGGGAAGTGAGCAAGTTGATGTTACAATTCAAAATGACCAACAATCCGTTTTTTGTAGAAGATACGTTTATTACGCAAACCGCTCGAAATTTTAATACCAACGACGGAAATTTCTTTTTTGGCTTTCATGCCACGTATCATTTGCAGTTGTAGGAGAGCAAAAGTAAGTACTTAATGACTAGTATTTATTTTTTATCACGATCCTCATCATTCATTTTAGTAGGATTTTGTCTAGTATCAAAAACGTCACTTATGATGATTTGATGCGCATATATCCGATAGATTATTTTGTAATTTCCACTAACTACATATCTGTGATTTTGTTTTAATTTTTGAAGATTAAACTCTAATTGACCAGATTTTGGATTATTTATAAGTTGATTCGTTGAGTTAAGTATCTGTTTTCGTATTTTATGAGCGGTTTCGTTAGACACTTTGTTGGAAAAATAATCAAAAATATCTTTAAGATTTTCGATTGCGAAATCAGTCCAAATTATTTTCATTTATTACCAATCTTCAGATAATTGTTCTAACTCGTCCTGAGTTTTGAATTTTCCATTTTTAAAATCATTTTCAGACTTTTCAATTCTTTGAATTAGCTCATCTACAGTAAATGGCTTAAATTCAGGTTCGTTCCTTTGTTTTCTTAAAATGAATCTTTCTATTTTTTCAATGAATTTTTCATCTTGTAATTGTGCGAGATAAGATATTAAATTCAGTTTTCTTGTTTGTAAATCCATATTAGTGATTTTTTCAAATTTACGAATTTATTTTGTGGGTTGTACATTAATTAAGTTTGTTTCAAAATGACCAACAATCCGTTTTTTGTAGAAGATACGTTTATTACGCAAACCGCTCGAAACTTTAATACCAACGACGGAAATTTCTTTTTTGGCTTTCATGCCACGTATCATTTGCAGTTGTAGGGTATTTTATTCTTTCATGATTACATCAAATTAGCGTATTCCTTTTTACAATGAGCCAAATACTCAAGGAAAGTTCCGCCATAAGCATTGTTACCATCACAATCAGTTGAAGAGATTCAGGTAGACGAAAATCTACAAAAAAGACGGTATAGGTAAACGATGCTACGATTAGCAAAATTCCAAGACTTTTTGAAATATATCCTGACTTGATGATTGAATAACCAAGTATGAAAATATGTAAAGCGAAAAAAATGTATCCGATTAACTTTAAAGATGCATACCTATACACATCAATACTTTGAAATACTAAAGCGATCAGTGCAACTACCAAAGTAAATGCATACAATAGTCTCAGTGTAGCTGTTAGCCATGCCAGTTTTTTATTAGCCGGTTTTAGCACGATATAGAGCGCAATTCCTATGATAGCATCTAACATAAGTACTACTAGATACCCTAGAACAGCAAAATGAAATACCGTTCTATTTTGGTCAATATCCTGTATCAAAACTTGTGGATCACCAGGAACTACAAAATTTGCCAATAAAAAGTCATCAACTATAGTTACAATGATAACAGAGCTTATAAATGCTATGCCTACTACCAAAGCCGCTTTGCTTACTGAAAGATTGGTTATAATTTTTTTCATTTTTTTATCTTTTCATTAAATACGATATCACATGTAGTTGATAACAAATAGAGCAGTAGATAGTGATATACTTTCGGACTTGCACTGATCGCCCAAACATTGTTTTATATTTCTATCATGCAACTGGACCTAAAATCAAAGATTTTTCTCCGATACTCAATTGTTGACAGCTTTTAGAGAAACTGCTACCATCGAGTTGAATATGAAATCGTAGCTCTTTTTCTTTTTCGATAGAAGCTACAGGAAGCCAACGATAGGGTAAATCTAACTTCGTTACTTTCGGATTCAGTAATTTAAGGATGGCATATTGTCCTTTTTGCGAATGAAATTGAGGTGGTTTTTCAAAGCTTAATTCTAACATTTTTGGATCAATTTCTTTACGATCTAAAAGGGTAACAGTCCTGTTGTCATTATAATTAATTTCTTCAGGCTTTGTCCAGGTTTTATCCTGATTCATTTGCAATGCCACCAGAAAACCTCCTTGAATGGTGCCTTCAAACCCTCCACCAGGAAATGCCCATGCCGATGCAAAATATAAATTTGGAAGTAAGAAATTATCTCTAAATCGCTTATTTCCTGTTTGTTCTTTACTTTGAGCATATCCATACACAGACCCACTAGGGTTTAACGTATAGCGTTGAATGGTTTTTGGGGTAGAAACTTCATAATATTCTATACTGTCTCTAATTCCAGGGAATTGTTTTTCTATTCGTTGTAATAAAATTTGGGCTATTTCTTCTTTTTTTGCTTTGTAATCTTCTTCATTCAAGTTTTCCCAACTTTCTAGATAGTCAGCAGCACAAATCACACCTTCCGATTTGTCGGGAGGCGTAAGTCCAGCATCTACTTTCCCGTAGTCTACAAAAATAAACCTGCGTTTTTCCCAATCTCCTATATGATTTTGTTTAATGTCTTTTAGCGTATTGACATCTTCTCCTTGAAAAACATTTGAGTAGTACTTTACTCCAAACTTTTTTATATCTGTTGAAAAACCAAGATACATACACAATAGTGAACATGAATTGGACTTTGAACTAATTTTTTGTTGTAGCTCTGTGGCATAAGGTTCATTGAGCATAGAAGGTACTAAAGGAATAGCACAATTAGCCACCACATTGTCACATGAAATTGTGATAGCCTCTATGCTTTTATTAAAACTATCTCGGAACGTAACACCAGTTGCTTTTCCATCTTTTATATTAATTTTCTCTGCAATTTTTCCTAACAATACACTGCCACCGTTTTTTTCAATATAAGAGGCGAGGTAATTAGAAAGTTGTTGTGAACCACCTTTAATAAAATGACCTCCGCCTTCAATGAAGCCCGAAAATGGTGTCCCAAAATAAAACATGGACAACGTATATGGATCATCGCCCCAATAGACAATATGAGCCACAAGATCTAGTTTGGCATTTTCATTAGTAATGTATTTGTCTAACCATGAACCAACCGTATGTCGGGAAGCTTCCGTGAGATTAGAATACAACAATGGCATCAATGGGTATATGAGCTTTCGTTTTAATGGTGAGCGAGGCAATTTGACGGCTTCTCTTCGCACTCCTGCAATCAATTTTATAAAACGGTTGATCCCTTTTTTATCTTCGGGATACTTATCTATGAGTGCTTTTGTTGCGGCATCATACCCATGTGGTAAGACAAAATCGTTTTTATCAGAAACAATTCCGTAAAACTCTGGTACTTTTTCAAATTGAACATGTTCCTCTACATCAAGCATTTTAAAAATATTTTTAAGCGAGCTATTTTCTACAAGTCCACTCATTTCGTGAAGACCTACTTCAATAATAAAATTGCCTCTTTTAAAAGTGGTAGCACAGCCTCCAGGTTTATGATGCTGCTCAATTAAAAGTACTTTTTTTCCGAATTTTGAAAGTGTGGCTCCCGCAACAAGTCCTGCTAGTCCACCACCTATAATAATAGTATTGTATTTCATGGCTAAATGAAGTTTATGAGGTTGATAATTAACTGGTTAAATGGAGATTGAAGGTATCAAATAAACTGCTATTTATTCATGATAAAGGTCAGTTTTGCTGTTTTTTTGATAAGAACCTTATACCAATTTAAATATAAATTGGTATAAGCTTTATAGGAGCGAATGAAATTATGAATTAAATGTAAAGAACCCTAAGCATTACAAGTCTGCCTTGCTGTGCGCTTTGAAGGATTTTATAAATTGAATAATGATGCGTGTTTAGTCTCTGAACCGTACTATTTGTAGTTGTTAGCGTGTATCTTATTGTTTGTTTTTATATCAGACCATATCTTATTATTTCCAGTCCTATATATTTTTCTAAAGCTGCGATACTTACCATTATAAGCCCTAAATTATGATGTAAGTTTTACATCCAACAGCCTCGCCAGTTCTTTACCATATTCCATAAATGCAAGGGTTTCATCGGTACGAGCCAATTTAATTTTATCAAAAATAATCAAGGCTTCGCCATTACTTTCTAAATGATAAATTTGATGATTTTCGAAAAAGCGAATGATATCCTCTGTAAAGAATGATCTTATTTCAGCTTCATTATTTCCCATGAGTAGGAATTTTTTAGAAAAGTCGGGATACATGGTAAAGTCAATGTCTTTATAGCCTGTAAATGCCATCACGCGGTCAAATAACTTTTCTAATACGGCTTCTTTTTCCATCGTAAACACAGGAATCTTTTGATTCAGTTTAATGACCATGAGCGTTGTGTTAAAGGTCTCAGCAGTAAATGCTTGTCCTTCATTGAAGGTGACATCTGCAATTTCCCATGACATGTCTATATCTTCAAAGGATCCTTTCAAACAATTGTATTTGCGCTCAATAGGTCTAATTTCAAAAAAGTGAAATTTCTTTAAATAGGTTGTATTCCAATCTATTTGACTCGCGTATTGATACCCTTTTTCAGTAGCTAAATTTCGCAATCGTTTTTGTCGTTGAGATAATTTAGTAGCACTCGTCAAACTAATTTTTAAAGCTCTATTATGCGTAGATGACGACACATGCGAATCCAATCCTGTGATAAAAACCTCAGCGCCTGTAGCTCTTTGTGCTTTTAGGTATTCTACCAGATAATCCATGTACGTAATCCCTACGAGTCTGGTTTCTGACAAATCTATATTCACATTGGCTCCAGAAGGAATTTGCGCCACTAATTTGTCAACTTTTATGATGCCTAAAAAATTTGCAATTCCTCTAATCTTTAAATCGAAACTGCCATCAGGTAGCTGTATCAATTTTGTACGTGACGTATACACCATTTTAAAAAATTGTGGAATGGGCAGCCTTGCCAATAACATGTGTGTGATCAATGCCAATACCAATCCGCCAAGCAAACCAATTAATAAATTAGTATATAGGGTCAAAATCATCGTACCCATAAAGAAAACGAGTTGCTCAGTTCCTTGACTATACATCTGTTTAAAGACGGATGGTGAAGCCAATTTAAATCCTGTATACACCAATAAAATAGCAAAAGCACACAGCGGTACTTGCCTCATTATTGGACTTAATAGCACAATAAAAATTAATAATAAAATTCCTTGATACAGATTGGACCATTTTGTCTTTGCACCATTGTGGATATTGACGGTACTTCTAATAATTACGGCAATAATAGGCAAACCTCCAATAAAACCTGCAACTACGGTACTCAGTCCAATACCTGTTAAATCTTTATTTAAATCTGTTTTTCGTTTGTACGGATCAATTTTGTCAACTGCTTTCGCAATGGCTAAGGATTCAATACTTGAAATAATTAGAATGGAAAATACGGTTGTCCAAAATTCAATGGTATGTATTTTACCAAAATTGGGATGCATTATAGAATCCATAATCGTATCAGGAATATCCAGTAATAGATCAGGACCTACCTCGTATGTTTTTCCAATGAATGAAAGTGTTTGTTCATCAAAGAAATTGAAAGCATAAACAAATGGAATGGAGAGCGCTATAACCCACATAGGCGTAGGCAATAGGTGGAAAATTCGGTTACTAATTTTAGAATGAAAAAGTAATAACAATAATCCTGTCAAAGCGATAATCAACACAAAAGGATTGGCTTGTGGTAAAAATATAACTGCATCGATAAGGTTTTGTATAATACTTGGGCTATCGGAATGTGTGCCCATAGCCACATGGATTTGTTTTGCAAATATGATAATTCCGATGGCTGCTAAAATACCGTGAATTACGGACGAATGGAAAATGTCTGCTAATCGCCCCAATTTCAATATCCCCAATAGCATTTGAAGCGCTCCTGAAACCACTACGGCAGCCAATACATAATTAAAGGCTTGCCCTGAACCATCATCCATTAAGGCAATTCCTAATAGTATCACGCCAATAACTCCTTTGGCGGGACCGTTGACTGATATATGTCCTCCGCGATAGAATGTAGTTACCACGCCGCCCACAATTGCAGAAAAAATACCTGCCATTGCTGGTGCTCCAGCGGCTAAAGCAATCCCTAATGAAAGCGGTAACGCAATGAGTGAGACACTTATCGCTGCAATTAAATCACTTTGCCAATTTTCAATTAATCCCTGAAAGCCAGATTTTGGTGTTTTTTCCATGTATGAATGCTCCAAATAATTTATAGTTATTACCTTAATTGACTAAAATAGTAAATATTTGGAATTATTAAAGGTAAGGAGGGAAAAGTTGTTTGTAGAATTGAAGGAAAATGTTTTTTTAGATGCATTTTTTCAGAAGGATACTAATGTACAAATAAGAGTAATTTTAATATTCTCTCAGTTTTGGTAAATAGTAATACTTAGTAAGTAAATTGTTATTAAAACTTAAAACGACTTATTGTCTAAATTCCCCAGAGGATATTTTTATTTAACAATAGAAATTATATCTCCTTTCAGTTCATAAATCTTTTGCAATACTTTTACCAAATATTCTCCAAATGAAATTTTTGTTGACTTGATATATTGGATTTTATTTTTAGTCAGCTGAACCCCCAATTTACTTAAAAAATTATCATCTTTACTTTTAAAGTATGTATTCGTTGTAATTTCAATATTTTTATAAAGTAATGATATTTGTTTTTTTAAATTTAATTCTTGGTAATCATCATTGCTCATTAATGGAACATAGATTCCATTTTTAGAAAACTTTTTTTTATCAAAAATTAAAATCCCTGGCAGGTTGAAATATTTTGTATCATTAAAATATGCTTTTAATATTTCATGAATAATGCTCTGACTGTATTTAATTTCTAAAAGTTCTTTGATCTCTTCAACATCAAGAATATCTGGAGTTTCAAATTCTGAATTGGACATAAATAGGATTAATATATTATTCCCAGATTTATTTTCTAATTCTTCACCAATTATATAGTCAAATAAATTTACATCAATATTATTATCAATAGCTATAAAAATGATTGCACCAGGATAATTTTCTTTAATAGTTTCAATTTTTTCAGGATTGATCAAGGTCTCCCAATCTTTAACTAAGCCTGTAGCATTTTTTAAACCAACTTCTTCATCGAGATGAGAAGATATAATATTTTTAAAAGGAGTTATAGCATGCATAAAATTAATTTAAAATATTATTTAATATAATATAGAAGCTATCCCATTTTATTTTTTCATTAGGTTGTAGCACTAATGATTTTGTAATATAACCAAATGCTTCTTTATGTTTTTTGTTTTGATCTTCAATAATTGCTAATTCCTGAAAAGCAAAACTACAATATGGATAACGCTTCATAAAAGATTTGAAAAGTAACTTGCTTTCACTGTAACTTAGAGATTGCGACATTTTAATTCTATCTACAAAATCTGTTGCTGAAACTTTATGATGAAGATTAGTAAAATATTCCAATTCTTCATTCTTAAACTCAGTTGCTAGATTACTCCAATAGATGTCTTTCATGAATTCATAATGCGCTTTTATCTCATCATCATTTACTAAAATATTTTTTTCTTTACATAATTTACTGAAATATTCTAAAGAATAGAGTTCATTAGTTAAAAAAGTATAATCATATTGAAAAAGAAGATATAAAGGAACGATAACCCTATCATCATAATCGCTATACTTCTGACTAATATTTCTTTTTATTTCCTGAATTTCTTCAATATCTAATGAAGTTTCTTCTTTCTTATGGTTACAAATGTATTTATGAACTCTATCAGAAAGAAAAATTCTATGTTTGCTATACTGTAGAAGCGATTGATAGGCGTTTATATTTTCTTTTGGATGAAAAGAAAGCATTAATATCCAATGTGAAAACTTAGGAGGACTTATTAAATATCTATTTTCCTTACGTTTTTTTAGTGCATTACAATCACAATGAATTTCTTCATAAAAGTCTTTAAAGTTTGTGAATATTATATTTTCATTAAGTATTGTGTGATTGCTATGGAGTATTCTTACCAATCTTAATAAACCACTGATTTTACTATGGAAAAGATAAATATCAGTTTCAGTATGTAATACTGAATTTTCTTTGATTCTTTCTTTTAAAAATTTGACAAGAATCAAATAGGATTCTTTTATGTGTAATTCGTTAGATTTATCATCTGTTATTTCTACATCTCTAAACGTCTCAATAAATTGCTCTTCAGTAAGGTTAGAATTTGTTAATTTCTGTTTATTTATATAGAGTCTTATTTTGGCATAAAATAAATTTTTCAACATTTTATTACCAATAAAATATCCATAATAATAACTCCATAGTAGCGGCTCCAAAATTTCTTTGAGCTTATTACTGTTTTTTAAATTCTCTAGTTCATTCCAAATACTTAATTTAAGTAAATTACTATGTATAATTGTATCATTTCTTTCTGTGGAAGCAGATAATATTCTGTAATTTGAATATCCGAACCAGCTGTATAAATACTCTTTTACAATACTATAAAAAATATTTTGCTCTTGCTCTTTTTCTAGATTGCTTACTACTTGTGGAATATTTTTGTAAGACTTAATAATGCTATTGTGACTTAATAGGAAATCAATATGTTGAATGTTGATATTATGTGTATAATTGCGATTGACTTGAAGTTTAAAAATCTCTAAAATAATTGAACTCGCCGATAGAAATTCTGAATAATGCTTTAAAATAGTTTCCATTTCCGGGAAGTCTTGAAATGGCTCATCTTTATGCAAATTTGAAACATTTCCTAAATACTCAAACTGACTTAATATTCTATTTAGGAAATTACAAACTTCTTGATAACCTTCTATCTTGATTATTATATTAGGAATCATAAAATATGATTTTAATTAAATGCGTTTGCTGTTTAGCTATCAATTAATAGATACGATATTTTTATTATCATTAAATGTAATACAAAACGCATGAATTACACTATGGTTTCCCGAAAAATCAAAGCAAATTGAGTCTATTTCCCACAAGCGCCACATTCATGATGCTCATCAATATAGGCAATAGATTCTTTACAAAGCTGTTCCAAGATTGAAATATCAATGTCGTCAAGTTTTTTAATATAAATACAGGCTTTCCCCATTTTGAATTTGCCAAAATCTTTCAGTAAAGCATCGCTCTTTTCTGTTTTGGAATAGATATAGAGTGAAAATTGTGCTTTTCTAGGAGAGAAACCCAAGATAGGAGCATTGCCTTCATGTCCGCTCGCATATACATAATGATAGCTTCCGAAACCAATAATGGTTGGTCCCCACATTTTGGGTTCAAAACCAGACCAATTACTTATAAGCTCAATTAATTTCAAACTATCAAGTTTCTTCTGTTCTTTATCCACATACGAATTGATAAAATCAAAAACGTCAACTTCTGTTTGTGTTGTTTTATTCTTTGCCATAACGTTCAAATATTAATTATCTTTTTAGTTAGCCTATATCAACAATTAGTAGGATTCCTTCCTTATGATTTTACCATTTTCGTTGTAAAAAGTCCAAGTTCCATATCGTTCATCCGCATAATATGTTCCGCGCTCCCATATTGTACCATTTTCATGATACTCTTTATACATACCTTCTAATCTTCCTTTTTTAAAATTAGCTAAAATTTTCTGGTTTCCATTTTCGTAAAACTCTTTCCATAAACCTATTTTGTCACCATTACTATAATTACCTTGTATTTTTATGCGTCCAGAAGTATAATATTCTTGATAACTTCCGTGCAATTGTCCATCAAAATAATTTGTTGTTAAAAGTAACTTGTTCGATTCAGAATACGTGCGCCAAGTGCCTTTTTTTCTTCTATCCTTATAATGTCCCTGCTCAAGAATAGCAAGTTGCATACTATCTTTTTTAAAATAGATTGAGTCCTCATAGAATAACTCATAAACTTCGCCATTCATATTTCTTTTTTCAAATCTCTCAATTTCATTTTCAGAAGTAAAAAAATAATGTTCATATTTGATGTTTCCATTTTTAAAATAACTTATATAGTACGTAGAATCCTCTTCATCATTTCCAATATGATGTGATTTTAGGTTTCCATTTTGGAAAAACTCTTTTTTGTTGTATAGTTTTCCATAGATTGAATCTCGTGTTAAAATTGATTTGACAACTCCATTTTCAAAATAATATTTCCATTCGCCATTTTCAGTCCCAAAATCATAACTTCCTTCAAACGCTACGTTTCCGTTTTGAAAATATTTAATAATTCTCCCAGAATATCTTTTTTCACCTAAATACATATAAGGTCCTTTAGTTTTTTTGACAGGAATCCATAATGAAGAATGAGCGGCTCCCCAATATTCTTCTGTTTTGGGAGTTAAGTTTTCAAATAATAGTATGCCATTCTCATCATAGGTGAATTTCTCTTTACAGCTGACAACAAAAAGCATGCAAATTATTATAAATGTATTGCAGACTATTTTTATAAAAATAGGTTTCATATAAAGAGATAAAAATCTTTAATCTGTTAACTTTTTAATCATTCTCCAACGTCTTTTCAATAATTAATGCAGGTAACTCCAATGATTTGTACAAATCATTATATGCTTTCATTTCTGTGTAGATAATGGCATCGCGTTCCACTTTATAAACGTGCCAATCGTCTTGAATGTCTCTACTACGCTGTTTGGCGCCTTTGGTGATTTTTGGATCCGCTTGGTCTACATAGCTTAACAACTGAATGGCTTGTGCATTGAGTTTGTTATTAAAATTGATAACATCTTGAAATGTTTTTTGTTTGGCTTGAATCAAATTTTCTTCCCAACTATTAATGCGCTTTAGGATGGCTTCTCCTTTTTCTAACAATGGTTTTGCTGCGTCCGTATCTTTCAAAAGTTTTGCATAGCTATTTAGTTGCGTCTTTGCAGAACGCATTTGATTCACAGAAGCATGCATGTCTCTCACTACAGCTTCAATAGCGACGAGTATTGATTGTTGATCTCCATACTCCATCATAGATGCATTTATTGCAGGATTTGGAAGAATAGTCGCTTCCGTTTCTACAGATTCGCCATCGAGCGTTAATCGTAAAGTATACGTACCTGGTGCAACACTCGTTCCAGAAGTTCCGCCAAAAACAAACACTTTATTGATGGAAGGCAAGGATTCTCTAGCAAAATTCCACGTAAATCTATGGTAGCCTTTTTTTGAAGGTAAAATTTCAGGTTTTGAAGGTCCGCCTGGCCACGATTTGAAGTTTTTAGGCTTTTTGTTGGTATACGTTCGGATTATTTTTGAGTCTTGCAATACTTCTAATTTCAAATTGAGCGTGTCGGCTTCTTTATCTAAGTAATAATCGAATGTAACACCGCTTTTTGGATTTGTACCTTGTCCTACTGCTTTGGAAGTTCCGCCAAATATGCGATAGCTTGCTTTTGGTTTAAATATTTCTACAGTTTTGGTGGCAGCAGTCATGTTTTGAAGCACGCCCAAATCATCCAAAATCCAAAAGCCACGCCCAGACGTTGCCGCTACCAAATCGTTGTCTTGAATAGTGAGATCGTTAATCGCAACTACTGGTAAGTTTAAATGTAAACGCTGCCAATACGCGCCATCGTCATTGGAAACATACAACCCTGTTTCGGTTCCTGCATATAACAATCCTTTACGCTTTTTATCAGCTCTTACAACTCTTGTAAAACCATTGGGATCATTCAAACCGTTTACAATTTTAGTCCAAGTTTGACCGTAATTGGTCGTTTTAAAAATATACGAGTTGAGGTCTAACGATTTGTATCGCATCACAACCACATACGCCGTAGCAGGATCGTGTTCAGAAATATCAATGCTGTTGATGATTCCGTCCGGAATGCCTTTGGGTGTAATATTCTCCCAATTGCCACCGCCATCTTTGGTAATGTGTAGCAAACCATCATCACTTCCTGCATAGAGCACACCTTTTTCATGTTGCGATGCTACCAGAGCCGTCAATGTATTGTAATTTTCGCCACCTGCGGCTTCGTTGGTATACGGACCGCCGCCAACACCATGCTTCTCTTTTTCGTTTTTTGTCAAATCAGGACTTATGGTTGTCCAATTGATACCACCATCCGTCGTTTTAAAAACCACATTTCCAGCGTGATATACTGTTTTTCTATCGTGTGGCGAAGTAATGATAGGCGCATTCCAATTGTAACGATATTTTGTGTTTTCGGGTGAAATTCCTAAACCTAATTCTGGATATTGCTTGATGGCTTTTTGTTCTCGAGACGCTTTGGTCCATTTGCTGATATTCCCTTGATACGTTCCAC harbors:
- a CDS encoding glycosyl hydrolase; this encodes MKPFKLLILCVLFLPLQNHAQKRKKKIATPAIQLTDSLFHGLKWRNIGPFRGGRSVASTGVIGQPLTYYMGSTGGGVYKTTDAGITWKNISDGFFKTGSVGAITVSESDTNIVVVGMGEHAARGVMTSMGDGVYKSMDAGKTWKHIGLENTHHISDVIIHPTNPEIMYVSAQGAQYAPTEERGIYRTMDGGKSWKKVLFVNDTTGASSLSMDMTNPRILYAAMWQHRRYPWYMESGGEDAGMYKSTDGGNTWTKLKEGLPKAFGKSGISVSRANPERVFAVIEAEGKKGGVYRSDDAGKTWKQVNSNRVNIARSWYYMEIFADPQNENVVYVLNAPVMKSIDGGKSFTNIPVPHGDNHHLWINPHDNANLINSNDGGANISFNGGKSWSTQQNQATAQFYRVITDNLVPYNVYGGQQDNSAIAIASRTNDGGIDWKDWYSVAGGESAFLAFDPDNPETVYGGTYQGNISKWTKASREQKAIKQYPELGLGISPENTKYRYNWNAPIITSPHDRKTVYHAGNVVFKTTDGGINWTTISPDLTKNEKEKHGVGGGPYTNEAAGGENYNTLTALVASQHEKGVLYAGSDDGLLHITKDGGGNWENITPKGIPDGIINSIDISEHDPATAYVVVMRYKSLDLNSYIFKTTNYGQTWTKIVNGLNDPNGFTRVVRADKKRKGLLYAGTETGLYVSNDDGAYWQRLHLNLPVVAINDLTIQDNDLVAATSGRGFWILDDLGVLQNMTAATKTVEIFKPKASYRIFGGTSKAVGQGTNPKSGVTFDYYLDKEADTLNLKLEVLQDSKIIRTYTNKKPKNFKSWPGGPSKPEILPSKKGYHRFTWNFARESLPSINKVFVFGGTSGTSVAPGTYTLRLTLDGESVETEATILPNPAINASMMEYGDQQSILVAIEAVVRDMHASVNQMRSAKTQLNSYAKLLKDTDAAKPLLEKGEAILKRINSWEENLIQAKQKTFQDVINFNNKLNAQAIQLLSYVDQADPKITKGAKQRSRDIQDDWHVYKVERDAIIYTEMKAYNDLYKSLELPALIIEKTLEND